The uncultured Cohaesibacter sp. genomic sequence TTTGAGTTCTTATCCCTTGTGACTTGTAGGGCGGAATAAAAACCTGAGTTTTATCTCCAATTTTACCCGGATATTGAAGCGGAAACAGGGCTGAAATTCTAAAATAGAGCAGTAAGTGTCTGACTTGAATAGAGAATTTGGAAGCAAGTAAAAAGGTTGGTGACCATTTCAATTGCGCGGTCTGGTTGCAGGGAGTGAAGATGTCACACCTAGATTTGAAAATCGTACCCGGAATGAAGCCTGATCATGGTTTCCCAAAAGGTTGTGGTTGAGACCCATCTTGCTGTCACGATGACACGGATTTTAACCGTGGTATTCTGGATTGCGTTTTGTGCATGGTAGGTATGCAGTCTCGTGGCTAGCTTAAAGTCCTGCAATTTCAGCTTTCTCTCTTGATTTTGCTTTCGGTCGCAAAATCGAATTTTGCTTTACGATCAAGGAAATCGTTAGCAGGGATGCGCAATCGGTATGGGTCGTCGTCTGGACATGCGAGAAACGCAGGTGATATACCAAAGTCTAACTGCGTATACGGGTGCGGACAGTTCGTCTTTTTATCTCGATCAATGACGCAGTGCACAAAATCGTTAGGGTCACAGTCGGCCAAATGCGTTTAGCCTGCCGGATTGTCTGATGGCAGGTTTTGCCTTGTGCTTTTTTCAGCTCAAGCCTCGGCATAGTGAGGAGGAGCTTTACCCGGCCTCTGTTCCGGTCCACGTGATCGGCCCCGCAGGGATCGGGCCCGTGCAATTCGCCTAAAAGCTGGTGGTGCTGATGGTCACCGGCGAGCAAACCAATAAGATGCGATTGAGAGTTTTGAGACAATGACGAAGTCTGCTGTGAACAAGGGAGCCCTGCTGGTTCTCAATAGTGGCTCATCGAGTGTGAAGTTTTCCATTTTCCAGCTTGAAGGCGGCGCAGTCGAGCCGCTGTTTGCCGGACAGTTGACTGGCATCGGTACCGATGCGGTCCTGAAAGCCAAATCCGAGGCAGGGGAACTGCTGGCCAAAGAATCGTGGGCCGAGTATGACAAGGGCAACGTGCCTTCCATCCTGCCGCATCTGCTCGAGTGGATCGAGAAGAACCTGCCCGCAGATCTGCCGTTGATCGGTGCAGGCCATCGCGTCGTGCATGGCGGTGAGAAATTCGACAAGCCGGTTCTGGTCGAAGGCTCCGTACTTGAGGAACTCGCCAGCTTCAGCCCGCTCGCTCCGCTGCACCAGCCCCAGAACGTGGCTGCCATCAAGGCTCTTGCCGATAGCCGTCCCGAGCTGCCGCAGGTTGCCTGCTTCGACACAGCCTTCCACCAGACCATGCCGGAAATCTCGACTACCTACGCCATTCCGAAACGCTTCACCGAAGCCGGTGTTCGCCGTTATGGCTTCCATGGCCTGTCCTATGAATATATCGCGCACAATCTGAGCGAAACCAAACCGGATCTGGCCAAAGGCCGGGTCGTTGTTGCCCACCTAGGCAACGGCGCCAGCCTCACTGGCCTCAAAAATGGTGTCAGCATCGACACCTCCATGGGCTTCTCCGCTCTTGAAGGTGTTCCGATGGGAACCCGTCCGGGCAGCATCGATCCGGGCATCCTGATCTATCTGATGCGCGAGAACGGCATGGATGCGGATGATCTGGAAAAGGTCCTCTATCACGAATCCGGCCTGCTCGGCGTATCGGGCATTTCCAACGATATGCGCGACCTCGAAGACAACACTGATCCTGCTGCCGTTCTGGCCGTCGATCTCTTCTGCTCTCGTGTTGCCAAGCAGATTGCGTCACTCGCCGTCTCCATCGGCGGCATCGATGCGCTTGTCTTCACCGCAGGCATCGGCGAACACGGTCCAATCCTGCGCAAGAAAGTCCTCGACATGCTCGGCTGGATGGGCTTCGCGATCGATGACGCTAAGAACGATGCCAACGCCCATGAGATTTCTGCCGAAGGGTCCATCCCGACCTTCATCATCCCAACGGACGAAGAAGTCATGATTGCCCGTCACACGGTCAGGCTGCTGACCGCCTGAGCGATCAATGATTGATGAATACGAAAGAGGCGGGTCGAAAGGCCCGCCTTTTTTGTTTCATCGCGCTTCTTTTGTCACAAGGCTTGCGTTTTTTGCTGATACAGCCGAGGCAGGCTCGTCGTCGGATGCTGTCATCCTGCTTTTGCGCAAAATTATTTTTCATGGAGTTCGCTAGCGTTGAAACGCGGCTTTTCCCAAATCAGGAACCTTTCGAAACCTAGACTTATTTGCAGGTCCCAAGGGTCTTGTGGCTTGCGCGGGGGCCTGTTCAA encodes the following:
- a CDS encoding acetate/propionate family kinase, with protein sequence MTKSAVNKGALLVLNSGSSSVKFSIFQLEGGAVEPLFAGQLTGIGTDAVLKAKSEAGELLAKESWAEYDKGNVPSILPHLLEWIEKNLPADLPLIGAGHRVVHGGEKFDKPVLVEGSVLEELASFSPLAPLHQPQNVAAIKALADSRPELPQVACFDTAFHQTMPEISTTYAIPKRFTEAGVRRYGFHGLSYEYIAHNLSETKPDLAKGRVVVAHLGNGASLTGLKNGVSIDTSMGFSALEGVPMGTRPGSIDPGILIYLMRENGMDADDLEKVLYHESGLLGVSGISNDMRDLEDNTDPAAVLAVDLFCSRVAKQIASLAVSIGGIDALVFTAGIGEHGPILRKKVLDMLGWMGFAIDDAKNDANAHEISAEGSIPTFIIPTDEEVMIARHTVRLLTA